In Babylonia areolata isolate BAREFJ2019XMU chromosome 10, ASM4173473v1, whole genome shotgun sequence, the following proteins share a genomic window:
- the LOC143287022 gene encoding uncharacterized protein LOC143287022 translates to MRIHVVLLVLTFSGPCSLLEKNEDHGLTHHLQKRQAADSLGAHGGSNPGSQSLINGQIPSQSSSSPSSDPSPSPSPRPGRGRPYYQYQPPSSSGSRASGSQVQFQLSGRSRSQQPGQSHVAGVTRYTFTQPRRHGGAGLGQGVGGVVGDRSGGGGGGGGAEAGESRGEGSQHQSSVSGDEEPVVEVFPSEHPVLNPQASHLQQLRQREAARQRHLEQLRRQQQAAGGAAQRHRASPGFQQRVFTGAQSQGGGQGRPTQYGGQRPFPRQVFTGPQFQGGVQGRPTQYGGQRPLPRQVYGGLQPVHGSSQGQQVFASGGRWQRPYGYGNYGYPQGGSYGYPQGGFVQGGYDSECPNTGIRIQINGIPCEQAVDVYGSYLCYRHEYTSRECCLKCRTLKDPSRVGCEYGDHSGRCQQLQPYDCYDLRNRQGCCDSCQRMRIAGARSGCEYGDMTPNCEQVRQNPGLCYIPENRYLCCQTCSTIRVTEDPECPWGDQNADLCQPFDRSGNIRINCYAAPIKRICCQACQRLEDWIPINQPGCEYGDRPVTFNTGSHRNLNCTSFMRHYGYEQCSLNQAVATNCCYTCHRFTQG, encoded by the exons GCCCATGGCGGATCCAACCCCGGGTCACAGTCCCTCATCAACGGCCAGATCCCCAgtcagtcctcctcctccccctcctcggatccctccccctccccctcccccaggccgGGCCGGGGCCGGCCCTACTACCAGTACCAGCCGCCCAGCAGCTCGGGCTCCCGGGCCTCAGGTTCCCAGGTGCAGTTCCAGCTGTCGGGGAGGTCCCGGAGCCAGCAGCCCGGCCAGTCCCACGTGGCGGGCGTCACGCGCTACACCTTCACCCAGCCACGGCGTCACGGCGGCGCTGGGCTGGgccagggtgtggggggagtggttggggacaggtccgggggtgggggtgggggtgggggagcggaggCAGGGGAGAGCCGAGGTGAAGGAAGTCAGCACCAGTCTTCTGTGAGCGGGGATGAG GAGCCGGTGGTGGAGGTCTTCCCCAGCGAGCATCCCGTGCTGAACCCCCAGGCCTCGCACCTGCAGCAGCTGAGGCAGCGCGAGGCGGCCAGACAGCGCCACCTGGAACAGCTCCGGCGCCAGCAGCAGGCGGCAGGGGGCGCTGCTCAGCGACACAGGGCGTCCCCAGGATTCCAGCAACGAG TGTTCACAGGAGCTCAGTCCCAAGGCGGGGGGCAGGGACGGCCCACCCAGTACGGAGGTCAACGGCCCTTTCCCCGCCAGGTGTTCACAGGACCTCAGTTCCAAGGGGGGGTGCAGGGGCGGCCCACCCAGTACGGAGGTCAGCGACCCCTGCCCCGCCAGGTGTACGGGGGACTGCAGCCTGTCCACGGGAGCAGCCAGGGACAGCAGGTGTTCGCTTCTGGGGGCAGGTGGCAGCGACCTTACGGCTACGGCAACTATGGTTATCCTCAAGGTGGCAGCTACGGCTACCCTCAAGGAGGATTTGTGCAGGGGGGCTACGACAGT GAATGCCCCAACACCGGGATCCGAATCCAGATCAACGGAATCCCCTGCGAGCAGGCGGTGGACGTGTATGGCAGCTACCTGTGCTACCGCCACGAGTATACCAGCAGGGAGTGCTGCCTCAAGTGCCGTACCCTCAAGGACCCGTCCAGAGTCG GCTGTGAGTATGGTGACCATTCCGGACGCTGCCAGCAGTTACAGCCCTATGACTGCTACGACCTCAGGAACCGACAGGGCTGCTGTGACTCCTGTCAGAGGATGAGGATTGCAG gtgcccGGTCAGGGTGTGAGTACGGGGACATGACCCCCAACTGTGAGCAGGTCCGTCAGAACCCCGGGCTGTGCTACATCCCTGAGAACCGATACCTGTGCTGCCAGACCTGCTCCACCATCAGAGTCACCGAGGATCCTG AGTGCCCGTGGGGGGATCAGAACGCAGACCTGTGCCAGCCCTTCGACAGGTCGGGCAATATCCGCATCAACTGCTACGCTGCCCCCATCAAGAGAATCTGCTGTCAGGCCTGTCAGCGACTGGAGGACTGGATCCCCATCAAccagcctg GATGTGAGTACGGAGACCGGCCAGTGACGTTCAACACGGGGTCCCACCGGAACCTGAACTGCACGTCCTTCATGCGACACTACGGCTACGAGCAGTGTAGCCTCAACCAGGCCGTAGCTACCAACTGCTGCTACACATGCCACCGCTTCACCCAGGGCTAG